A region of Necator americanus strain Aroian chromosome I, whole genome shotgun sequence DNA encodes the following proteins:
- a CDS encoding hypothetical protein (NECATOR_CHRI.G2633.T1), with translation MECGPRIEDGSIRVDGTELNKVNCFKYLGSKVTSTGDIDQEGRARVNAALMKWKMATGVLCDKKVPVRLKSKIYRTVVRPVALYECECWPTTKALERVLYAMEMRMLRWTIGVTLKEKVSNDTVRSIFGVVPITEKMKEARLRWFGHVLRREEDSVAKAALKLDVSGVRPRGRPKIRWLDRVKLDMIDARLCTADAMDGTKWKTRSTKADPATTRDKR, from the coding sequence atggagtgcggaccaaggatagaggatggttcaattcgtgtcgatggcaccgaattaaacaaggtgaactgtttcaagtaccttggatccaaagtgacttccacaggcgacattgatcaagaaggtcgagcacgtgttaatgcggcattgatgaaatggaaaatggcaacaggggtactgtgcgacaagaaagtccctgttcgactgaagtcgaagatctacaggacggttgtgcgtcctgttgccctttacgaatgcgagtgctggccgacgacaaaagccttggaaagagtgctgtacgctatggagatgcggatgttgaggtggacgataggtgtaacgctaaaagagaaagtatccaacgacactgtacgttccatcttcggcgtcgtcccgataaccgagaagatgaaggaggcgcgactgagatggtttggtcacgtcttgcggcgggaggaagattctgttgccaaagccgctctgaagctcgacgtttcaggagtgaggccgcgtgggaggccaaagattcgctggttagaccgagtgaagctggatatgatagatgcacgtttgtgtacggctgatgcaatggatggaaccaaatggaagacaagaagcacaaaagcggaccctgcaacaacgcgggacaaacgctag
- a CDS encoding hypothetical protein (NECATOR_CHRI.G2632.T1), translating into MFVLALFLAVFPAAYSLTCYNGMKLVRMQSVGESVEECPSGAYCYNMTASAALIVDVVKAGCSTWRCMLARDKCISTTFQMVPVSLCCCSHDRCNVGGNPVFDQFIVPAYMSKRHESRAQLQCICVRIRNGALEAVVGTEVGPSQTAAMGGDSKGFTTLLAAALHRSVWREAAYAIACAFPTISVWPESLHIR; encoded by the exons ATGTTTGTTCTGGCTTTGTTTCTTGCCGTATTTCCAGCGGCGTATTCGTTGACATGCTACAAT GGGATGAAACTGGTCCGGATGCAGTCAGTCGGTGAATCGGTAGAGGAATGCCCTTCTGGCGCGTATTGCTACAACATGACTGCCTCTGCTGCTCTCATTGTTGACGTTGTTAAAGCCGGTTGCTCAACTTGGAGATGCATg TTGGCACGTGACAAATGCATCAGCACCACATTCCAAATGGTTCCTGTGAGCTTGTGTTGCTGTAGTCATGACCGCTGCAACGTGGGTGGTAACCCTGTTTTCGA CCAGTTCATTGTGCCGGCATAcatgtcaaaacgacatgaatcacgagcgcagttgcagtgcatttgcgtacgcatTCGAAACGGCGCACTTGAGGCAGTAGTTGGAactgaggtgggaccgtcgcaaactgcagcgatgggtggtgacagcaagggtttcaccacacttctagccgctgcgctccaccgaagcgtctggagagaagctgcgtacgcaattgcgtgcgCTTTTCCTACTATATCTGTTTGGCCTGAATCGCTACACATAAgatga
- a CDS encoding hypothetical protein (NECATOR_CHRI.G2632.T2), which yields MFVLALFLAVFPAAYSLTCYNGMKLVRMQSVGESVEECPSGAYCYNMTASAALIVDVVKAGCSTWRCMLARDKCISTTFQMVPVSLCCCSHDRCNVGGNPVFE from the exons ATGTTTGTTCTGGCTTTGTTTCTTGCCGTATTTCCAGCGGCGTATTCGTTGACATGCTACAAT GGGATGAAACTGGTCCGGATGCAGTCAGTCGGTGAATCGGTAGAGGAATGCCCTTCTGGCGCGTATTGCTACAACATGACTGCCTCTGCTGCTCTCATTGTTGACGTTGTTAAAGCCGGTTGCTCAACTTGGAGATGCATg TTGGCACGTGACAAATGCATCAGCACCACATTCCAAATGGTTCCTGTGAGCTTGTGTTGCTGTAGTCATGACCGCTGCAACGTGGGTGGTAACCCTGTTTTCGAGTAA
- a CDS encoding hypothetical protein (NECATOR_CHRI.G2635.T1) — protein sequence MVEHAETKSRHHSCPTARATAAPLWGVSQSNSGGNTGGWGDDSQGGYNDNNNNNNNNNNNYNGWGNNNNDNNADGEQSSRGSWGNSFAEPSRGSTVAPLPAGGRGFSPKQIEDRFKDFDVDDHSHGDGDEEVFEKVDVRFTTPSTRGDRRGSSSSDRRGSSSSNRQGSQSDAGREIELV from the exons atggttgaacatgccgagacgaagtctcgccaccatagctgcccgacggccagggccaccgctgcgccgctttggggcgtgag TCAATCCAATTCTGGCGGTAACACAGGAGGATGGGGAGACGACAG TCAAGGCGGCTATAatgacaataacaataataacaacaataataataacaattataATGGATGGGGAAACAACAATAACGACAATAACGCGGATGG CGAACAATCGAGCAGAGGCAGTTGGGGAAATTCGTTCGCCGAGCCTAGTCGAGG TAGCACAGTAGCTCCACTGCCTGCTGGAGGTCGTGGATTTTCGCCGAAGCAGATCGAAGACAGGTTCAAGGACTTCGATGTTGATGATCATAGTCACGGAGATG GAGATGAAGAAGTGTTCGAGAAGGTCGACGTCCGTTTCACGACTCCATCGACGAGAGGAGATCGACGAGGTAGCTCGTCCAGTGATCGACGTGGAAGCTCGTCCAGTAATCGACAAGGGAGTCAAAGCGACGCGGGCAGAGAAATCGAACTGGTCTGA
- a CDS encoding hypothetical protein (NECATOR_CHRI.G2634.T1) codes for MCSSEARAYPRSDAHCPRPGNVANMRGLPARGRSRPKKLVRHRQQHPVRLATLNVGTLTGRSRELADSLRKRRVDICCVQETRWKGSKARELGDGYKLIYHGTSNRNGVDIILNESFRNSVTAVDRLSDRLMAVKVDTGKVELRVVSAYAPQASCSEEEKASFWEDLEQYVQSLEGKEVLLIGGDFNGHVRSRKDGFESCHGGYGYGARNDDGLRILEYAVASDLIIANTQYRKRKSHLITHTSGGRETQIDFWMLRRRDRRLLQDSKVIPTDHVAAQHHLLVMDLKISRPRKRHPRTETQRIKWWNLKDRKEVFFASVAPSTLPHPTRSVEEMWSSTSSVIRLNSENTLGKTTLGKPKVQKATWFWNEEVQAAIREKKSKYKLWWRTRQPEDRDAYLAAKREAKKAVSKAKSDRYKAVYDMLDTREGERAVYRLVRARHRSTLDMEHTKIVKGADGAVLRRSGQILERWREYYNHLCNEEFCHPPIPTVPSVEGPVLLITAVEVSAALAKMKSNKATGPDDIPADVWKLLGDRGSVWLATLFNKIVAEGRTPDVWQTSVTVPVWKGKRDIADCTSYRPIRLLCDTMKVFERVVEARLRKIVSVSLNQCGFVKDRSTIDAIHAVRILLEKQREKNHSVHLAFLDLKKAFDRVPHELSWMSMRSHRVPEEYVRWTKLLYAKPTNVVRCAAGTSRPFLVQVGVHQGSSLSPLLFILCMDTITKEIQKHHL; via the coding sequence atgtgttcttcagaagctagggcgtaccccagaagcgacgcgcattgtcctcgcccgggcaatgtggcaaatatgcgagggctaccggctagaggacggagccggccaaagaagttagtccgccatcgccagcaacatccagtgcgcttggcaacacttaacgttgggacgcttactggaagaagtcgtgaactggcagacagtctcagaaaacgccgtgttgacatatgttgtgtacaggagactcgctggaaaggctccaaggcaagggaattaggcgatggctacaagctgatctaccacggcacatcaaatcgcaatggcgttgatatcatattgaacgagtcgtttagaaatagcgtcacagcggtggatcgactatcggatcgcttgatggctgtaaaagtagatacaggaaaagtggaattgcgagtcgtctctgcttatgcgccacaggcgagctgtagtgaagaagagaaggcaagcttttgggaggatctggagcagtacgtccaatccctggaaggcaaagaagtacttttaatcggaggagacttcaacggacatgtccgttctcggaaagacggattcgagagttgtcacggtggatacggctatggagctcgtaacgacgacgggctgcgaatcctggagtatgctgttgcaagtgacttgatcattgctaacacgcagtatcggaaaagaaaatcgcatttgatcacgcacaccagcggcggtcgtgaaacacaaatagatttctggatgttacgccgacgagatcgccgacttctgcaggattcaaaagtcatccctacagaccatgtcgctgcccaacaccatctgctcgttatggacttgaaaatctcccgtccaaggaagagacatccaaggactgaaacacagcgcatcaaatggtggaatctgaaggatcgaaaggaggtatttttcgcgtccgtggctccatctacacttccccaccctactcgtagtgtggaagaaatgtggtcgtctacttccagcgttatacgcttgaactcggagaacactctgggaaagacgactctaggtaagcccaaagtacaaaaggctacgtggttttggaacgaggaagttcaggcggcaattcgtgagaagaagtccaagtataagctctggtggaggacacgtcagcctgaagatcgggatgcttacctagcggcgaagagggaggctaagaaggcagtctccaaggcgaagtcggaccgctacaaggctgtgtacgacatgcttgataccagagaaggcgagcgggcagtgtatcgtttagtcagagctcgtcatcgctcaacgttggatatggagcacaccaagatcgttaagggagctgatggagccgttctgcgccgctctggtcagatcctggagaggtggcgagagtactacaatcacttgtgtaacgaagagttctgtcatcctcccatcccaactgttcccagcgtcgagggtcctgttctactaattactgccgtcgaagtcagtgctgccctcgcaaaaatgaagtcgaacaaggcaaccggtcctgatgacatacctgctgatgtctggaagctgctaggagatcgagggtctgtgtggctcgcaactctatttaacaagatcgttgcagaaggacggactccagacgtttggcaaacttccgtgaccgtgcctgtctggaaagggaaaagagacattgctgactgcacctcgtacaggcctatacgactgctgtgcgatacgatgaaggtttttgagcgtgtcgtggaagctcgtctgaggaaaattgttagcgtttcactcaaccagtgcggctttgtgaaggaccgcagcactatagatgctatccatgctgtccgcatcctcctggagaaacagcgagagaagaaccacagtgtgcatcttgcttttctcgatctcaagaaagctttcgaccgtgtcccacatgagctgtcatggatgtccatgaggtcgcatagagtgccagaagaatatgtgcggtggacaaagctgctttatgcgaagcctaccaacgttgtacgatgtgctgctggaacaagcaggccattccttgtacaagtaggggttcatcagggttcatccctctcacctctgctgttcatactgtgcatggacacgataacgaaggaaatccagaagcatcATCTGTAG
- a CDS encoding hypothetical protein (NECATOR_CHRI.G2634.T2), whose amino-acid sequence MRGLPARGRSRPKKLVRHRQQHPVRLATLNVGTLTGRSRELADSLRKRRVDICCVQETRWKGSKARELGDGYKLIYHGTSNRNGVDIILNESFRNSVTAVDRLSDRLMAVKVDTGKVELRVVSAYAPQASCSEEEKASFWEDLEQYVQSLEGKEVLLIGGDFNGHVRSRKDGFESCHGGYGYGARNDDGLRILEYAVASDLIIANTQYRKRKSHLITHTSGGRETQIDFWMLRRRDRRLLQDSKVIPTDHVAAQHHLLVMDLKISRPRKRHPRTETQRIKWWNLKDRKEVFFASVAPSTLPHPTRSVEEMWSSTSSVIRLNSENTLGKTTLGKPKVQKATWFWNEEVQAAIREKKSKYKLWWRTRQPEDRDAYLAAKREAKKAVSKAKSDRYKAVYDMLDTREGERAVYRLVRARHRSTLDMEHTKIVKGADGAVLRRSGQILERWREYYNHLCNEEFCHPPIPTVPSVEGPVLLITAVEVSAALAKMKSNKATGPDDIPADVWKLLGDRGSVWLATLFNKIVAEGRTPDVWQTSVTVPVWKGKRDIADCTSYRPIRLLCDTMKVFERVVEARLRKIVSVSLNQCGFVKDRSTIDAIHAVRILLEKQREKNHSVHLAFLDLKKAFDRVPHELSWMSMRSHRVPEEYVRWTKLLYAKPTNVVRCAAGTSRPFLVQVGVHQGSSLSPLLFILCMDTITKEIQKHHL is encoded by the coding sequence atgcgagggctaccggctagaggacggagccggccaaagaagttagtccgccatcgccagcaacatccagtgcgcttggcaacacttaacgttgggacgcttactggaagaagtcgtgaactggcagacagtctcagaaaacgccgtgttgacatatgttgtgtacaggagactcgctggaaaggctccaaggcaagggaattaggcgatggctacaagctgatctaccacggcacatcaaatcgcaatggcgttgatatcatattgaacgagtcgtttagaaatagcgtcacagcggtggatcgactatcggatcgcttgatggctgtaaaagtagatacaggaaaagtggaattgcgagtcgtctctgcttatgcgccacaggcgagctgtagtgaagaagagaaggcaagcttttgggaggatctggagcagtacgtccaatccctggaaggcaaagaagtacttttaatcggaggagacttcaacggacatgtccgttctcggaaagacggattcgagagttgtcacggtggatacggctatggagctcgtaacgacgacgggctgcgaatcctggagtatgctgttgcaagtgacttgatcattgctaacacgcagtatcggaaaagaaaatcgcatttgatcacgcacaccagcggcggtcgtgaaacacaaatagatttctggatgttacgccgacgagatcgccgacttctgcaggattcaaaagtcatccctacagaccatgtcgctgcccaacaccatctgctcgttatggacttgaaaatctcccgtccaaggaagagacatccaaggactgaaacacagcgcatcaaatggtggaatctgaaggatcgaaaggaggtatttttcgcgtccgtggctccatctacacttccccaccctactcgtagtgtggaagaaatgtggtcgtctacttccagcgttatacgcttgaactcggagaacactctgggaaagacgactctaggtaagcccaaagtacaaaaggctacgtggttttggaacgaggaagttcaggcggcaattcgtgagaagaagtccaagtataagctctggtggaggacacgtcagcctgaagatcgggatgcttacctagcggcgaagagggaggctaagaaggcagtctccaaggcgaagtcggaccgctacaaggctgtgtacgacatgcttgataccagagaaggcgagcgggcagtgtatcgtttagtcagagctcgtcatcgctcaacgttggatatggagcacaccaagatcgttaagggagctgatggagccgttctgcgccgctctggtcagatcctggagaggtggcgagagtactacaatcacttgtgtaacgaagagttctgtcatcctcccatcccaactgttcccagcgtcgagggtcctgttctactaattactgccgtcgaagtcagtgctgccctcgcaaaaatgaagtcgaacaaggcaaccggtcctgatgacatacctgctgatgtctggaagctgctaggagatcgagggtctgtgtggctcgcaactctatttaacaagatcgttgcagaaggacggactccagacgtttggcaaacttccgtgaccgtgcctgtctggaaagggaaaagagacattgctgactgcacctcgtacaggcctatacgactgctgtgcgatacgatgaaggtttttgagcgtgtcgtggaagctcgtctgaggaaaattgttagcgtttcactcaaccagtgcggctttgtgaaggaccgcagcactatagatgctatccatgctgtccgcatcctcctggagaaacagcgagagaagaaccacagtgtgcatcttgcttttctcgatctcaagaaagctttcgaccgtgtcccacatgagctgtcatggatgtccatgaggtcgcatagagtgccagaagaatatgtgcggtggacaaagctgctttatgcgaagcctaccaacgttgtacgatgtgctgctggaacaagcaggccattccttgtacaagtaggggttcatcagggttcatccctctcacctctgctgttcatactgtgcatggacacgataacgaaggaaatccagaagcatcATCTGTAG
- a CDS encoding hypothetical protein (NECATOR_CHRI.G2635.T2) — MVEHAETKSRHHSCPTARATAAPLWGVSQSNSGGNTGGWGDDSQGGYNDNNNNNNNNNNNYNGWGNNNNDNNADGSTVAPLPAGGRGFSPKQIEDRFKDFDVDDHSHGDGDEEVFEKVDVRFTTPSTRGDRRGSSSSDRRGSSSSNRQGSQSDAGREIELV; from the exons atggttgaacatgccgagacgaagtctcgccaccatagctgcccgacggccagggccaccgctgcgccgctttggggcgtgag TCAATCCAATTCTGGCGGTAACACAGGAGGATGGGGAGACGACAG TCAAGGCGGCTATAatgacaataacaataataacaacaataataataacaattataATGGATGGGGAAACAACAATAACGACAATAACGCGGATGG TAGCACAGTAGCTCCACTGCCTGCTGGAGGTCGTGGATTTTCGCCGAAGCAGATCGAAGACAGGTTCAAGGACTTCGATGTTGATGATCATAGTCACGGAGATG GAGATGAAGAAGTGTTCGAGAAGGTCGACGTCCGTTTCACGACTCCATCGACGAGAGGAGATCGACGAGGTAGCTCGTCCAGTGATCGACGTGGAAGCTCGTCCAGTAATCGACAAGGGAGTCAAAGCGACGCGGGCAGAGAAATCGAACTGGTCTGA